A single Brassica rapa cultivar Chiifu-401-42 chromosome A04, CAAS_Brap_v3.01, whole genome shotgun sequence DNA region contains:
- the LOC103863083 gene encoding ABSCISIC ACID-INSENSITIVE 5-like protein 2 isoform X1 produces the protein MDSQREPKSHSLNRQGSSLYSLTLDEVQTHLGGSGKALGSMNLDELLKSVCSVDSNGDTTQEGGGGLSRQGSLTLPRDLSKKTVEEVWKDIQQNTNGGSNNAHKEPTLGEMTLEDLLLKAGVVTETVTGLGQNIPQAGPWVQYHQLPSMLQGQSFMPYPVADMQAMVSQTSLMGGLYDTQTPGRKRVASGEVVEKTVERKQKRMIKNRESAARSRARKQVRKQLYVIANALPFSFLVCNVWVFDEEQAYTQELEIKVSRLEEENERLRRQKEVEKILPSAPPPDPKRQLRRTSSAPF, from the exons ATGGATTCTCAGAGGGAACCCAAATCTCATTCCTTGAATAGGCAAGGCTCCTCTCTTTACAGCTTAACTCTCGACGAGGTCCAAACCCATTTAGGTGGCTCCGGTAAAGCCCTCGGAAGCATGAACCTTGATGAGCTTCTCAAGAGCGTCTGTTCCGTGGATTCGAACGGTGACACTACTCAGGAGGGTGGTGGTGGTCTCTCTCGTCAGGGGAGTTTGACTCTGCCTCGGGATCTCAGCAAGAAGACTGTCGAGGAAGTCTGGAAAGACATTCAGCAAAACACTAATGGAGGTAGTAATAATGCTCATAAGGAGCCTACGCTTGGTGAAATGACGCTTGAGGATTTGTTATTGAAAGCAGGAGTTGTGACTGAGACGGTTACTGGTTTAGGACAGAACATACCTCAGGCTGGTCCGTGGGTTCAGTACCATCAGCTGCCGTCGATGCTGCAGGGGCAGTCTTTTATGCCGTATCCGGTGGCTGACATGCAAGCGATGGTGTCTCAGACGTCTCTGATGGGGGGTTTGTATGATACGCAGACTCCGGGGAGGAAGAGGGTGGCTTCAGGGGAGGTTGTGGAGAAGACTGTTGAGAGGAAGCAGAAGAGGATGATCAAGAATAGAGAGTCTGCTGCTCGTTCTCGTGCTAGGAAACAGGTGAGAAAACAACTTTATGTAATTGCAAATGCATTGCCTTTCTCTTTTTTGGTGTGTAACGTTTGGGTGTTTGATGAAGAGCAGGCTTACACTCAGGAGCTAGAGATCAAAGTTTCACGgttagaagaagaaaacgaaAGACTAAGGAGGCAAAAG GAGGTAGAGAAGATACTACCAAGTGCACCACCGCCAGATCCCAAGCGGCAACTCAGACGAACAAGCTCAGCTCCTTTCTGA
- the LOC103863083 gene encoding ABSCISIC ACID-INSENSITIVE 5-like protein 2 isoform X2 yields MDSQREPKSHSLNRQGSSLYSLTLDEVQTHLGGSGKALGSMNLDELLKSVCSVDSNGDTTQEGGGGLSRQGSLTLPRDLSKKTVEEVWKDIQQNTNGGSNNAHKEPTLGEMTLEDLLLKAGVVTETVTGLGQNIPQAGPWVQYHQLPSMLQGQSFMPYPVADMQAMVSQTSLMGGLYDTQTPGRKRVASGEVVEKTVERKQKRMIKNRESAARSRARKQAYTQELEIKVSRLEEENERLRRQKEVEKILPSAPPPDPKRQLRRTSSAPF; encoded by the exons ATGGATTCTCAGAGGGAACCCAAATCTCATTCCTTGAATAGGCAAGGCTCCTCTCTTTACAGCTTAACTCTCGACGAGGTCCAAACCCATTTAGGTGGCTCCGGTAAAGCCCTCGGAAGCATGAACCTTGATGAGCTTCTCAAGAGCGTCTGTTCCGTGGATTCGAACGGTGACACTACTCAGGAGGGTGGTGGTGGTCTCTCTCGTCAGGGGAGTTTGACTCTGCCTCGGGATCTCAGCAAGAAGACTGTCGAGGAAGTCTGGAAAGACATTCAGCAAAACACTAATGGAGGTAGTAATAATGCTCATAAGGAGCCTACGCTTGGTGAAATGACGCTTGAGGATTTGTTATTGAAAGCAGGAGTTGTGACTGAGACGGTTACTGGTTTAGGACAGAACATACCTCAGGCTGGTCCGTGGGTTCAGTACCATCAGCTGCCGTCGATGCTGCAGGGGCAGTCTTTTATGCCGTATCCGGTGGCTGACATGCAAGCGATGGTGTCTCAGACGTCTCTGATGGGGGGTTTGTATGATACGCAGACTCCGGGGAGGAAGAGGGTGGCTTCAGGGGAGGTTGTGGAGAAGACTGTTGAGAGGAAGCAGAAGAGGATGATCAAGAATAGAGAGTCTGCTGCTCGTTCTCGTGCTAGGAAACAG GCTTACACTCAGGAGCTAGAGATCAAAGTTTCACGgttagaagaagaaaacgaaAGACTAAGGAGGCAAAAG GAGGTAGAGAAGATACTACCAAGTGCACCACCGCCAGATCCCAAGCGGCAACTCAGACGAACAAGCTCAGCTCCTTTCTGA
- the LOC103863082 gene encoding calmodulin-binding protein 25-like, which produces MASSDGLASVEPWSFRQSFNIDSWLLPDHDSDILAKALHRSISTSTPTDPFSPSAYFDSAAVSDLSPPQTLSNVSFASDPDISGAGGAKRKRGPGVAGDKPAKRRSRVSTKKSQTTFITADAANFRQMVQQVTGAKFIGSSSHGIFPPIVKPEPHRLASRLPPPSSSAVPTLDTSSFLSNHHQENMVNDFSSVSAPASSFFQSSTVKAGVSGGGGSAVELDSYFPTLESWKVM; this is translated from the coding sequence atggcGTCGTCTGATGGATTAGCGAGCGTTGAGCCTTGGTCGTTCCGACAAAGCTTCAACATCGACTCCTGGTTACTTCCTGATCACGACAGTGACATACTCGCCAAAGCTCTTCACAGATCCATCTCCACATCCACACCCACCGATCCTTTTTCTCCCTCGGCTTACTTCGACTCCGCCGCTGTCTCCGATCTTTCTCCTCCGCAAACCCTCTCTAACGTATCCTTCGCCTCAGATCCGGACATCTCCGGCGCTGGTGGGGCGAAGCGGAAGCGTGGTCCTGGCGTCGCCGGAGATAAACCAGCTAAACGCCGATCTCGAGTCTCGACGAAGAAGTCTCAGACAACGTTTATTACGGCGGACGCGGCTAACTTCCGGCAGATGGTTCAGCAAGTCACCGGCGCGAAGTTCATCGGCTCTTCCTCCCACGGCATTTTCCCTCCGATCGTGAAACCGGAGCCGCATAGGCTCGCTAGCAGGCTACCACCACCGTCGTCCTCGGCTGTTCCCACGCTTGATACGTCGTCGTTTTTGTCGAACCATCACCAGGAGAACATGGTCAACGATTTTAGCTCTGTTTCAGCACCGGCGAGTTCGTTTTTTCAGTCAAGTACGGTGAAGGCCGGTGTTAGTGGTGGCGGTGGCTCCGCCGTGGAGCTGGATAGTTACTTCCCGACGCTTGAGTCGTGGAAAGTTATGTGA